Genomic segment of Candidatus Abawacabacteria bacterium:
TAGCTGGGAACCCAGAGTTACTGTAAAATCAGTAGATGTTTTAGAACTTACTGCAAATGGCCACGGATCATTAAGAGTGAATTGGAAGCTGAAAGATTACGATTTTGAAAGTTATACGGAGGTTAATTTAAAATGACCACCGGATTACCTGAACCACAATTCATATCAAGAAATATTGATCAAATAACTCAGGAAATGGTTGAGAAATTTGAGACTGATACCGATAGAACGCTTTATCCTGCTCAGGTTGAGCGTGTTTTTATTGATACAATTGCCTATAGAGAAAATCTTATAAGAATTGGCATTCAGGAAGCCGCAAAGCAAAATCTGGTCAATTATGCAAATTATCCGGCACTTGATTTTCTTGGCGAACTTGTCGGCTGCTATAGAATTATTCCTCAATCAGCACTTACAACCTTAAGATTTACTTTGAACTCAGCACAATCATTTACTGTTACTATTGCTGCAGGAACAAAAATAGATACAAAAGATGGCAAATACACTTTTGAAACTAAAGAAGCCTTGAGTATCATCGCAGGAAACACAACCGGAGATGTTATCGCTCAGGCAACTGAAGCTGGTGAAAACGCAAACGGATATATTGCAGGACAAATTACCGAATTAGTAGATGTAGTTGCTTATGTTGAATCTGTTAGCAATATTACAACATCTAATGGTGGCGCTGGCATTGAAGATGATGATTCATTTAGAGCAAGAATCAAGCTTGCCCCTGAAGCCTTTAATAATGCTGGCAGTAAAGGCGCTTATACTTATTGGTCAAAAACCGCACATTCAACAATTATAGATGTTGCAGTTAATAGCCCAACTCCTGGCAGCGTAGATGTATACCCACTTTTACGAACCGGTAATCCTTCAGAAGAAATTTTGGATCTTGTGGATGAAGTATTGCAAGAAGAGCGGGTTAGACCGTTGACTGATAATGTGACTGTTTTATCACCTGAGAGTGTTAATTTTACTATTTCGGCAACAATTACACTCTACAATTGGGTTGATCAGACAAGCGTTGAAACTCAGGTCAATACAGCATTAACTACTTATATTAATGCTTTAAAGCTATCATTAGGCAAAGATATAGTTCAAAGTCAGATCATTGATGTTATTCAAAGTATTTATGGTGTCTATAAAGTTGATTTAAGTCTACCAGTAACGACAGAGATAGATTTTAATGAATGGGCAAACGGCACAATTGGTACATTATCTTATGAGGTGCTCGATGAGTGATAGAAGATTAGTACCTGACGGAATAAAAGATCAATCAACGATTGAATACAATAAGTTGCTTGATAGAATCGCTGAGCTGGATTTATCAACATTATTGGTTTATATCATTGATAATGTTAATGCATCCGCTTTGCCACATCTAGCTGAACAGTTTCATGTTATGGGCAATGAAGGCTGGTTGCTGGCAGATACGGAAGCAAAAAAACGTTCACTGGTTAAAACTGCTATTGATAGACATCGCTACAAAGGCACAAAATATGCAATATTACAAGTCTTGGAAGTTCTAAATATGGAAGGCGGAGTGCAAGAATGGTTCGAATACGCCGGAGATCCATATTATTTTAAGGTTTTTGTAAATCTTTTTGACCGTGGCTTGGATGATAATACTGCCAATTTACTGTTGAAGCTTATTGAAGAGCAAAAAAACGTCAGAAGCTGGCTAGATGTTTTAATTATATATCTTTCAAACCTTTCGTATATACATATTGGCTGTATTGCTCAAATTGGTGAAACAATTGAAATTTTACCATACAGTCTTGATGAATTAGAGATTAGTTATGATGTTCCGAAAGTCGCTATCAATGTTAATTTAGGTGAAGTAATTACGATATATCCGGAGGCTGCATAAATGTCAGAAAATTTTTATATGAAGTTAACAAATATTGGGCTAGCTAAAATTGCAAATGCTGAAGTTACAGGTATTAAAGTACAAATAACAGAAGCTGCTGTAGGAGATGGAAATGGAGCTTATTATGAACCATCTCAAACTCAAACCGCTCTGGTCAATGAGGTTTGGCGAGGCTCTATTGAAACCGTAGAACTGCATCCTACAAATGAAAATCAGGTTGTTATTGAAGCTGCTATTCCTCCTGAAGAAGGACCATTCTGGATTCGGGAACTTGGTTTATTTGATTCTGAAGGCGATATGGTTGCGGTCGGTAAAGTTCCAGCTTCTGAAAAACCAGTTTATGATCAAGGCTCCACAAAAGATTTAAGATTAAAAGCAATATTGTCAGTAGAAAACGCAGATGTAATTCAAATTATAGTTGATCCGGCACTTGCCTGGGCCAGTCGGGATTATGTGGATGGCTTACCAAGAAGAGACTTAAAAATATTTAATGTTAACGATTATGAATATAATATTGCTAATACTCTTACCGCTGCGGGCGAAACATATTGTTATATTTATCATCCGCCTTATACTTATGCCCCTTCGGCAAATATTACTTATCCAGCTAATGTTGTGGCGGTATTTGCACCGGGAGCTATTCTTCAGCCAGCTACGGCTAAAATAGTTACATTTACAAATGATCCAATCTGGCAAGCTCCATTTATCGGCAGCAATGTAAGTCCAGTTTTTCAAAATCTGCTAGTTTTTAATCCTGATATGTTTATCGGCGCAGTCAAAGGTGGATTAGTCGATAGTACAGCCGCTTTTCAGAAAGCTATAGATACTGCAATTCTGCACGAAAATGCTGGTGTATATTTCACCGGCCATTATTTAGTTGGTAAATTAAAATTAAAAGCTGGATTAAAAATGGCTGGCGCTGGTTTACAAAGTCAATTAATCGCAAAAGAAGGAATAACCTTTGATGAAGGTGAAAGTTATGCAGGATTACTTTATACTACCGATAATGATACATTTGATAATGGTGTTTTAAGTGATTTTTATTTTAATTGCTCCAATTTACCAGTTGGGTTTTATGGTGTATTTGTTGAAAGTGCCAGTAACGCTATTTATCATAATCTCTATGGTTATAATAGTGAGCAAACATTGCTTTGCCTCTGGCATCAAACCAATTGTATTATTGATAAAAATATAATGGATACAACCAGAGGCCAAACAGGCGGAGGTATAGGGGTTACTGCAAGTTCCGAAAATTGTATTATATCAAATAATTATATAAAAAATACTAATGATAGCTCTATAATGTATGTTGTTGATTCAACAAATGGCACGATAGCAAATAACACAATTGACGGCACTGGTGCAAGTATTCATAAACCACCGGGTATTGATGTCTCAGGTGCAAGTAATGTAACTATTACTGGTAATGCCGTTCAAGGATGTACCTCTGCATATAGTTTAATAGATCAGGGTGAATATCCATCAACAAATATTACTGTATGCGGGAATACAGCAAATAATTGTACTTATGGTGTGCATAGTACCCCAGCATTAGGAGATCCTGCAACATATAGAGGTGGTTTTAATATTACTGGCAATACTTTCTACAATGTAAATAATTCAATAGTGTTATCTTCTGTTCAAAATTCATTAATAGCAGATAATGCGATTGTAGGTGCTGATAAAGCAATATGGATTATTGATTGTATAAATGTTAATCTGGCGAATAATGTTGGTCGTAATATACCGCCAGTTACTTATGTACGTGCGGATTCTACTTCTGGTCAGAACGTTTTAAATGTTGATGATGCCACCGTTGCAGTTAATGGTGACTATATACTTATTGAACCAGGTACTGTTAGAGAAGAGGGTAAAGTAATACAATCCAGAGATACTGTCAATAATACTTTTACGTTGACAACTAATTTAACTTACACTCATCAAGGCTCAGTCCACGGTGAGATTAGAGTGCTTAGGGGTACGGGAATTTGCCTTGGTTATAATGGTACTTCAGTATCCGATCTGATAAGCTTGTTAGGCAATAATATGTCTGGATATTTATATAACTACAGGAAACTTGGTACTGTAACCAATCTGAAGTGTAATCATAATGTCAATAATACTA
This window contains:
- a CDS encoding baseplate J/gp47 family protein; the protein is MTTGLPEPQFISRNIDQITQEMVEKFETDTDRTLYPAQVERVFIDTIAYRENLIRIGIQEAAKQNLVNYANYPALDFLGELVGCYRIIPQSALTTLRFTLNSAQSFTVTIAAGTKIDTKDGKYTFETKEALSIIAGNTTGDVIAQATEAGENANGYIAGQITELVDVVAYVESVSNITTSNGGAGIEDDDSFRARIKLAPEAFNNAGSKGAYTYWSKTAHSTIIDVAVNSPTPGSVDVYPLLRTGNPSEEILDLVDEVLQEERVRPLTDNVTVLSPESVNFTISATITLYNWVDQTSVETQVNTALTTYINALKLSLGKDIVQSQIIDVIQSIYGVYKVDLSLPVTTEIDFNEWANGTIGTLSYEVLDE
- a CDS encoding phage tail protein I, giving the protein MSDRRLVPDGIKDQSTIEYNKLLDRIAELDLSTLLVYIIDNVNASALPHLAEQFHVMGNEGWLLADTEAKKRSLVKTAIDRHRYKGTKYAILQVLEVLNMEGGVQEWFEYAGDPYYFKVFVNLFDRGLDDNTANLLLKLIEEQKNVRSWLDVLIIYLSNLSYIHIGCIAQIGETIEILPYSLDELEISYDVPKVAINVNLGEVITIYPEAA
- a CDS encoding phage tail protein, which codes for MSENFYMKLTNIGLAKIANAEVTGIKVQITEAAVGDGNGAYYEPSQTQTALVNEVWRGSIETVELHPTNENQVVIEAAIPPEEGPFWIRELGLFDSEGDMVAVGKVPASEKPVYDQGSTKDLRLKAILSVENADVIQIIVDPALAWASRDYVDGLPRRDLKIFNVNDYEYNIANTLTAAGETYCYIYHPPYTYAPSANITYPANVVAVFAPGAILQPATAKIVTFTNDPIWQAPFIGSNVSPVFQNLLVFNPDMFIGAVKGGLVDSTAAFQKAIDTAILHENAGVYFTGHYLVGKLKLKAGLKMAGAGLQSQLIAKEGITFDEGESYAGLLYTTDNDTFDNGVLSDFYFNCSNLPVGFYGVFVESASNAIYHNLYGYNSEQTLLCLWHQTNCIIDKNIMDTTRGQTGGGIGVTASSENCIISNNYIKNTNDSSIMYVVDSTNGTIANNTIDGTGASIHKPPGIDVSGASNVTITGNAVQGCTSAYSLIDQGEYPSTNITVCGNTANNCTYGVHSTPALGDPATYRGGFNITGNTFYNVNNSIVLSSVQNSLIADNAIVGADKAIWIIDCINVNLANNVGRNIPPVTYVRADSTSGQNVLNVDDATVAVNGDYILIEPGTVREEGKVIQSRDTVNNTFTLTTNLTYTHQGSVHGEIRVLRGTGICLGYNGTSVSDLISLLGNNMSGYLYNYRKLGTVTNLKCNHNVNNTIANDHDAFSADYNGLTKLFMGTTNLWIYDGNIVYKDGTPSNGLDGYTILSNQHGTSANRPSTAQIGYLYFDTTIGKPIWMNSLGQWVDATGTQV